From the Notolabrus celidotus isolate fNotCel1 chromosome 12, fNotCel1.pri, whole genome shotgun sequence genome, one window contains:
- the tpi1b gene encoding triosephosphate isomerase B, with protein sequence MSRKFFVGGNWKMNGDKKSLGELIQTMNGATVDSNVEVVCGCPSIYLDFTRSKLDAKFGVAAQNCYKVPKGAFTGEISPAMIKDCGVNWVILGHSERRHVFGESDELIGQKTAHALESGLGVIACIGEKLDEREGGITEKVVFAQTKFIADNVKDWSKVVLAYEPVWAIGTGKTASPQQAQEVHDKLRGWLKTNVSEAVANSVRIIYGGSVTGGTCKELASQKDVDGFLVGGASLKPEFIEIMNAKA encoded by the exons ATGAGCAGGAAGTTCTTTGTCGGTGGAAACTGGAAGATGAACGGCGACAAGAAGAGCCTCGGTGAGCTCATCCAGACCATGAATGGAGCCACGGTCGACTCCAATGTCG AGGTTGTGTGCGGCTGCCCATCAATCTACCTGGACTTCACCAGATCCAAGCTGGACGCCAAGTTTGGCGTGGCGGCTCAGAACTGCTACAAAGTTCCCAAGGGTGCCTTCACTGGGGAGATCAG CCCTGCGATGATCAAGGACTGTGGTGTGAACTGGGTGATCCTGGGACACTCTGAGAGGCGCCACGTCTTTGGAGAGAGTGATGAG CTCATCGGCCAGAAGACAGCCCACGCTCTGGAGAGCGGTCTGGGTGTCATCGCCTGCATCGGCGAGAAGCTAGATGAGAGAGAGGGCGGCATCACCGAGAAGGTTGTCTTCGCTCAGACCAAGTTCATCGCAG ACAATGTAAAAGACTGGAGTAAGGTTGTGCTTGCCTACGAGCCTGTGTGGGCCATCGGCACCGGCAAGACTGCTTCCccacagcag GCTCAGGAAGTTCACGACAAGCTGAGGGGTTGGCTGAAGACCAACGTGTCTGAGGCTGTAGCCAACTCTGTCAGGATCATCTATGGAG gtTCTGTGACTGGTGGTACCTGCAAAGAGCTTGCCTCCCAGAAGGATGTAGATGGTTTCCTGGTGGGCGGAGCCTCCCTCAAGCCAGAGTTTATCGAAATCATGAACGCCAAGGCATAA